Proteins found in one Miscanthus floridulus cultivar M001 chromosome 4, ASM1932011v1, whole genome shotgun sequence genomic segment:
- the LOC136551063 gene encoding protein argonaute MEL1-like, protein MASRGRGGGGGQGFGGGRGGEGRGRGIGGRVGGGGGYQQPYGRGDDGRGEPGGRGGGLGRGRGIGGRGDGGGREPGGRGGVGYQQPLPPIGNVEGGGRSRGAGVAVPARAAAPRPLAPVPAAPAFQAAASSSAPSASSAQAPQAPAGAAGAALAAGMGRLAVADDPARAAPAAGRSEAQGPPQAPPLSSKGITPPSRPGFGTLGRKLLVRANHFVVQVADNDICHYDVLINPEPKARRINRVILSELLKVHGATSLTHKIPAYDGSKSLYTAGELPFKSMEFVVKLGRREIEYKVTIRYAARPNLYHLQQFLKGQQRDAPYDTIQALDVALRESPSLNYVTLSRSFFSKKFGDGEDIGGGLECWGGYYQSLRPTQMGLSLNFDICSTSFYQSIPVVKFVADCLRLTNPAQPFSDRDRLKLKKALRGVRVETTHQQGKRSIYKITGITPVPLAQLSFSCNEGPELTVVQYFAQRYNYRLRYTAWPCLQSGNDSKPIYLPMEVCQIIEGQRYPRKLSDTQVASILKATCKRPQEREDSIVKMVCHNNYSADKMAQVFGITVANQMANVQARVLPSPMLKYHESGKEKTVAPSLGQWNMINKKMVNGGTVHSWTCLSFSRIPLHVVDRICEDLAQMCNSIGMDFNPRPVTEVQSASPNHIEAALRDVHMRAPNLQLLIVILPDVSGHYGRIKRMCETDLGIVSQCINPKKNKNKQYFENVALKINVKVGGRNTVLERAFVPNGIPFVSDVPTIIFGADVTHPTAGEDSSASIAAVVASMDWPQVTTYKALVSAQAHREEIIQNLFWTGTDPEKGTPVNGGMIRELLTSFYKRTGRKPQRIIFYRDGVSEGQFSHVLLHEMDAIRKACASMQDGYLPPVTFVVVQKRHHTRLFPEVHGRRDLTDKSGNILPGTVVDTSICHPSEFDFYLCSHAGIKGTSRPTHYHVLYDENHFSADALQMLTNNLCYTYARCTRAVSVVPPAYYAHLAAFRARYYDEQDSTDGISVVSGGAAAAGGGPAAFRRLPQIKENVKEVMFFC, encoded by the exons ATGGCTTCGCGTGggcgcggtggcggcggaggGCAAGGCTTTGGTGGTGGTCGGGGCGGCGAGGGCAGGGGGCGCGGGATCGGTGGCCGCGTTGGTGGCGGCGGAGGTTACCAACAACCCTACGGTCGCGGCGACGATGGACGCGGCGAACCCGGAGGCCGAGGCGGCGGCCTCGGCCGAGGGCGCGGGATCGGCGGTCGCGGCGACGGGGGAGGCCGCGAACCCGGAGGCCGAGGTGGCGTCGGCTACCAGCAGCCGCTGCCACCGATCGGGAACGTCgagggcggaggccggagccgcGGCGCCGGCGTGGCGGTACcagcccgcgccgccgcgcctcGCCCTCTAGCGCCGGTCCCTGCCGCCCCGGCATTTCAGGCAGCGGCCTCGTCTTCTGCTCCGTCGGCAAGTTCGGCGCAAGCGCCTCAAGCCCCCGCCGGGGCGGCTGGAGCTGCTTTGGCGGCGGGCATGGGGAGGTTGGCCGTGGCGGACGATCCCGCTCGTGCCGCGCCTGCTGCAGGTAGATCCGAGGCGCAAGGTCCTCCGCAGGCTCCGCCCCTCTCGAGCAAGGGGATCACTCCGCCTTCGCGGCCCGGGTTCGGCACGTTGGGAAGGAAGCTCCTCGTTCGCGCAAACCATTTCGTTGTGCAGGTGGCCGACAACGACATCTGCCATTATGAC GTTTTAATCAATCCTGAACCAAAGGCAAGAAGAATCAACAGGGTGATCTTGTCAGAGCTTCTCAAGGTGCATGGTGCGACATCCCTCACCCACAAGATACCTGCCTATGATGGAAGCAAGAGCCTGTACACCGCAGGCGAGCTGCCATTCAAATCAATGGAGTTTGTTGTCAAGTTGGGGCGCCGAGAAAT TGAGTACAAGGTGACAATCCGATATGCGGCACGGCCAAACCTGTACCATCTTCAGCAATTCCTCAAGGGTCAGCAAAGGGATGCGCCATATGACACAATTCAAGCTCTGGATGTTGCCCTGAGAGAGTCGCCTTCTCTTAA TTATGTCACTCTTTCTCGTTCCTTCTTCTCCAAGAAGTTTGGTGATGGGGAGGACATTGGTGGTGGACTAGAGTGCTGGGGAGGATATTACCAGAGCTTGCGCCCAACTCAAATGGGCCTCTCATTGAACTTTG ATATATGCTCGACTTCATTTTACCAATCTATCCCTGTGGTAAAATTTGTTGCCGATTGTCTTCGGCTGACAAACCCCGCCCAACCTTTTTCGGACAGGGATCGTTTGAAG CTTAAGAAAGCCCTGCGCGGAGTTCGTGTTGAGACTACACACCAGCAGGGAAAAAGAAGCATCTACAAGATAACTGGGATTACTCCTGTTCCATTGGCTCAGCTGAG CTTTTCTTGTAACGAAGGCCCTGAGTTGACTGTTGTCCAGTACTTTGCACAACGGTACAATTACCGGTTGCGCTACACTGCTTGGCCCTGCCTGCAGTCCGGCAATGATTCTAAGCCGATATATTTACCAATGGAG GTGTGCCAAATCATTGAAGGGCAGAGGTATCCTAGGAAGCTCAGCGACACACAGGTGGCCAGCATACTGAAGGCAACCTGTAAACGTCCTCAGGAGAGGGAGGATAGCATTGTTAAG ATGGTTTGCCACAACAACTATTCAGCTGATAAGATGGCACAGGTGTTTGGGATCACTGTGGCCAACCAGATGGCTAATGTGCAAGCTCGTGTTCTGCCTTCACCTATG CTGAAATATCATGAATCTGGAAAGGAGAAAACCGTTGCACCAAGTTTGGGGCAATGGAATATGATTAACAAG AAAATGGTCAATGGTGGAACCGTTCACAGCTGGACTTGTTTGAGCTTTTCGCGGATTCCGCTTCATGTAGTAGACAGAATATGCGAGGACTTGGCTCAGATGTGCAATTCCATTGGCATG GATTTCAATCCAAGGCCAGTGACCGAAGTTCAGTCAGCCTCACCCAACCACATAGAAGCTGCTTTAAGGGATGTTCACATGAGGGCTCCGAATTTGCAGCTGCTTATTGTGATTCTTCCAGATGTTTCTGGTCACTATG GGAGAATTAAGAGGATGTGCGAGACTGACCTTGGTATAGTATCTCAGTGCATCAATCCGAAGAAGAACAAAAACAAGCAGTATTTTGAAAATGTTGCCCTCAAAATCAATGTGAAG GTCGGAGGGCGCAATACAGTGCTTGAGAGAGCCTTTGTGCCTAATGGAATACCTTTTGTCTCAGATGTGCCAACAATAATTTTTGGTGCTGATGTTACCCATCCTACAGCAGGAGAAGATTCCTCGGCTTCTATTGCAGCT GTCGTTGCATCCATGGACTGGCCACAAGTCACAACATATAAAGCACTGGTCTCGGCGCAAGCACATAGGGAAGAGATTATACAAAATCTCTTCTGGACTGGTACAGATCCAGAGAAGGGCACTCCAGTGAACGGTGGAATGATAAG AGAGTTGCTGACTTCATTCTATAAGAGGACTGGCCGAAAGCCCCAAAGGATTATATTTTACAG gGATGGTGTAAGTGAGGGACAATTCAGCCACGTTTTGCTCCATGAAATGGACGCAATCAGGAAGGCCTGTGCCTCTATGCAAGATGGGTATCTACCCCCAGTGACATTTGTGGTGGTACAGAAAAGGCACCACACAAGGCTTTTCCCTGAAGTTCATGGAAGGAGAGATCTTACTGACAAAAGTGGAAACATTCTTCCTG GAACTGTGGTTGATACCAGCATTTGTCATCCCAGCGAGTTTGATTTCTACCTTTGTAGCCATGCTGGAATTAAG GGAACAAGCAGGCCAACACACTATCATGTCCTCTACGATGAGAACCATTTCTCGGCTGATGCGCTGCAGATGCTCACAAACAACCTGTGCTACAC ATACGCACGCTGCACGCGCGCTGTCTCTGTTG TTCCACCAGCCTACTACGCTCACCTGGCAGCATTCCGCGCGAGGTACTATGACGAGCAAGATAGCACCGATGGAATCTCAGTTGTCAGTGGCGGTGCCGCCGCAGCCGGCGGTGGTCCAGCTGCGTTCCGCAGGCTCCCCCAGATCAAGGAGAATGTGAAGGAAGTGATGTTCTTCTGCTGA